From a region of the Pseudanabaena sp. ABRG5-3 genome:
- a CDS encoding WD40 repeat domain-containing protein, translating to MTADEAVTFIELSLEERSLTRVEQAVFLGVWQGLSYSEIAKQTGYDAGYIKLVSHKLWHLLTETFGEKVTKSTVQNVVRRQMQGKKALLSNTIPNLNNQTGSHQDWGEVVDVTFFYGRTPELTTLEQWVDHDRCRLVAILGMGGLGKTTLSVKLAQQLQGKFDFVVWRSLNNAKTPSEMLATIIHFLSQQRETPDTSDPNALISRLLEYLQRYRCLLVLDNFESVLKDEAQTGAYRKDYEGYGALLRRVGEVSHRSCLVITSREMPEEVATLEGDILPVRALQLHGLDEPSAERVLEAKGIRAMSSDLHRLVQWYRGNPLALKIAATSIKDLYSGSIHRFLEQKSIIFSGISNLIEQQYQRLTAHEKQIMLWLAINREPVQPNELRSDIVPTIEQNYLMMSLRSLKRRSLVEHTAAGFTQQPVVMEFVTNLLIEQIYQEITQEHPLGILPSIQSKLNRQLFYLRHYALIKATSKDYVRQSQIRLILEPLATKLLGRLGSRQMVAKELLQTLSELRRRELRPEGEMKSTFGYGGGNIINLLCHLGIDLTGIDFSYLAIRQAYLSEVKLHRVNFSKTALLKSVFAEVIGGVLSVAFSADGKLLAIGDTKGDIHLWRVSDGKPLLTYKGHKGWVVSVSFNPAGTVLASSSIDQSIKLWDVSTGDCLNTLQGYIGAVMSAAFSPDGTILASGHADRTVRLWRSGQCFQVLQGHEDIVEAVAFSPKGHLLASGSDDGTVRLWNVDTGECIQLLEGHQDIIWSLDFSHNGNVLASGSEDKTTKLWNVETGNCVKTFTGHTHTVFAVSFSHDGSTLATGSGDRTIRLWDLKTAQCFKTLTGHNHWVRSVAFHPERLILASSSGDEMVKLWEIDTGFCIRTFQGHTGRSWSDLSDSQTSSGNNSNEHLLNLWEVTSGQQFRILQGYTNAVRSVAFNLEQTILASGGDDSIIRLWDIQSGERIRSLQGHAGHVWQVAFSPSGTLLASCAEDCSIKLWDVSSGNCLATISEHPDLVRTLVFSNDSQLLATGETSKVIKLRDIVTGKCFRVLQGHTAAILAIAFSPDDRYIISSSRDKTVRLWDTQTGECLQTLDYLSSIVSKVSFMPLQPHIVIGCSGKKIYRWNTKNGEVYPEPIEHHSNVLTIAAAPNGICLASAGEDTQISLWNWQNGDFISSLVGHTDTIYDVTFSADGNLLASSSRDETVKLWDIKTGQKIRTYREPRPYEGLNIYEASGLTPAQKAKLIALGAIEEN from the coding sequence ATGACGGCTGATGAAGCGGTGACATTTATAGAGTTGTCGTTAGAAGAGCGCAGTCTAACTCGTGTTGAGCAGGCTGTCTTTCTAGGAGTATGGCAAGGGTTATCCTACTCAGAGATCGCAAAACAAACTGGCTACGATGCAGGTTACATCAAGTTAGTCAGTCATAAATTGTGGCATTTGCTAACGGAAACCTTTGGCGAGAAAGTAACCAAAAGCACGGTACAAAATGTAGTCCGCCGTCAAATGCAAGGCAAAAAAGCTTTGTTAAGTAACACCATACCTAATTTAAATAATCAAACTGGTAGTCACCAAGATTGGGGTGAGGTAGTTGATGTAACTTTTTTCTATGGGCGCACCCCAGAGCTAACTACGTTAGAACAGTGGGTTGATCACGATCGCTGTCGATTAGTGGCGATTTTGGGTATGGGGGGTTTAGGGAAAACGACTTTATCGGTCAAGCTCGCTCAGCAATTGCAAGGTAAATTTGACTTTGTGGTGTGGCGATCGCTCAATAATGCCAAAACACCCAGTGAAATGTTGGCGACAATTATTCATTTCCTATCACAGCAGCGAGAGACTCCTGATACCAGTGATCCCAATGCCTTGATCTCTCGCTTATTAGAATATTTACAACGCTATCGTTGTTTATTGGTATTAGATAACTTTGAATCAGTTTTAAAAGATGAAGCCCAAACTGGCGCATATCGTAAGGACTACGAAGGCTATGGGGCTTTGTTAAGGAGGGTTGGCGAAGTTTCCCATCGCAGTTGTTTGGTGATTACTAGCCGTGAAATGCCTGAAGAAGTTGCCACACTAGAAGGGGATATCTTACCTGTAAGAGCTTTACAACTGCATGGTCTGGATGAACCATCGGCTGAGCGTGTCCTTGAGGCTAAGGGCATCAGAGCTATGTCGAGTGATCTGCATCGACTAGTGCAATGGTATCGGGGCAATCCCTTGGCTCTAAAAATTGCGGCAACTTCCATTAAAGATCTTTATTCGGGTAGTATTCATCGCTTTTTAGAGCAGAAATCGATTATTTTTAGTGGCATTAGTAATCTGATTGAGCAGCAATATCAGCGACTCACGGCTCATGAGAAACAAATCATGCTTTGGCTGGCGATTAACCGTGAGCCAGTACAGCCCAATGAATTGCGTTCCGATATTGTGCCGACAATCGAACAAAATTATCTAATGATGTCTTTGCGATCGCTCAAGCGGCGATCGCTAGTTGAGCATACAGCAGCAGGATTTACGCAACAACCTGTGGTGATGGAGTTTGTGACAAACCTGCTAATTGAGCAAATTTATCAAGAAATTACCCAAGAGCATCCCCTCGGAATTTTGCCCAGTATCCAGTCAAAACTCAATCGCCAACTTTTCTATTTGCGTCACTATGCCTTGATTAAAGCCACATCCAAAGACTATGTACGCCAAAGTCAAATTCGCTTAATTTTAGAACCATTGGCTACTAAGCTGTTGGGACGTTTGGGCAGTAGGCAAATGGTAGCAAAGGAGCTATTGCAGACTCTTTCTGAGCTAAGACGACGCGAACTTCGTCCTGAAGGCGAAATGAAGTCTACCTTTGGTTATGGTGGTGGCAATATTATTAATTTGTTATGTCATCTTGGCATTGACCTAACGGGTATAGACTTTTCCTATCTTGCCATTCGCCAAGCCTATTTATCGGAAGTCAAATTACACCGTGTTAACTTTTCCAAAACAGCTTTACTTAAATCCGTCTTTGCTGAAGTAATTGGTGGTGTTCTATCCGTTGCATTTAGTGCTGATGGCAAATTATTAGCGATCGGTGATACCAAAGGCGATATCCATCTTTGGCGAGTGAGCGATGGCAAACCGTTACTCACGTATAAAGGGCATAAGGGATGGGTCGTTTCTGTATCGTTTAATCCTGCGGGGACAGTCTTAGCTAGCAGTAGTATCGATCAGTCGATCAAGTTATGGGATGTATCGACAGGAGATTGTTTAAATACGCTCCAAGGATATATTGGTGCAGTTATGTCTGCGGCTTTTAGTCCCGATGGCACAATTTTAGCTAGTGGTCATGCCGATCGCACAGTACGATTGTGGCGTTCAGGGCAATGCTTTCAGGTTTTACAGGGGCATGAAGACATTGTCGAAGCTGTCGCTTTTAGTCCCAAGGGTCATCTACTCGCTAGTGGTAGTGATGATGGGACAGTCCGTCTATGGAATGTTGATACAGGTGAATGTATACAGCTATTAGAAGGACATCAAGATATCATCTGGTCGCTCGACTTTAGTCACAATGGCAATGTGCTAGCTAGTGGTAGTGAAGATAAAACCACAAAGCTGTGGAATGTGGAAACAGGTAACTGTGTTAAAACCTTTACAGGGCATACCCATACTGTTTTTGCGGTTAGCTTTAGCCATGATGGTTCTACTCTGGCAACAGGCAGTGGCGATCGCACAATTCGCCTGTGGGATCTCAAGACTGCTCAGTGCTTTAAGACCTTAACAGGACATAACCATTGGGTACGCTCCGTTGCTTTCCATCCCGAACGCCTGATTTTAGCCAGCAGCAGTGGTGATGAAATGGTAAAACTTTGGGAGATTGATACAGGTTTTTGTATTCGTACTTTCCAAGGACATACTGGGCGCTCTTGGTCAGATCTCAGTGATAGCCAAACCTCAAGTGGTAATAATTCAAATGAACACTTGCTGAACCTATGGGAAGTTACGTCAGGACAGCAATTTCGGATCTTACAGGGTTATACCAATGCTGTGCGCTCCGTCGCTTTTAATCTGGAGCAAACCATCCTCGCCAGTGGTGGCGATGACTCAATCATTCGCCTTTGGGATATCCAATCAGGTGAACGGATTCGCTCATTACAGGGTCATGCAGGACATGTATGGCAAGTTGCCTTTAGTCCCAGTGGTACTTTGCTTGCGAGTTGTGCTGAAGACTGTTCGATCAAACTATGGGATGTCAGCAGTGGTAACTGTTTAGCCACCATCAGTGAACATCCTGATTTAGTCAGAACCCTTGTATTTAGCAATGACAGTCAACTATTGGCAACGGGTGAAACTAGTAAGGTAATTAAGCTCAGAGACATTGTGACAGGCAAATGTTTCCGAGTTTTACAGGGACATACTGCGGCAATTTTGGCGATCGCCTTTAGCCCCGATGATCGCTATATTATTAGCAGTAGTCGTGATAAAACTGTCAGGCTTTGGGATACCCAAACAGGAGAATGTCTCCAAACCTTAGATTATCTTTCCTCAATTGTTTCCAAGGTCTCGTTTATGCCTTTACAACCCCATATTGTCATTGGTTGTAGTGGCAAAAAGATTTATCGTTGGAACACGAAAAATGGGGAGGTATATCCTGAGCCGATCGAACATCATAGTAATGTTTTAACTATTGCCGCAGCTCCCAATGGAATATGCCTAGCTAGTGCAGGCGAAGATACACAGATCAGCCTTTGGAACTGGCAAAATGGTGATTTTATTAGTTCGTTAGTTGGACATACTGACACTATTTATGATGTGACTTTCTCGGCTGATGGAAATCTGTTAGCTAGTAGTAGTCGTGATGAAACGGTCAAGCTTTGGGATATCAAAACAGGACAAAAGATTAGAACCTATCGCGAACCTCGTCCCTATGAAGGTTTAAATATTTACGAAGCTTCAG
- a CDS encoding glycosyltransferase, with translation MKIALVHDYLTQRGGAERVFEQICKHFPTADIYTSIYDPQTTVDLGDRHVHTTFLQNVPGTRKYFRLFAPFYYAAFRSLNLKEYDLIISSSSSFAKGVQKRPDAIHICFCHNITRFLWDTNTYLREYGAYSLLQPLIELVFKIMRRQDFDYAQSPDYYVANSTTVAQRIRDVYKKEALVINYPIADGRFTFSDQKDEYYLVCSRHISYKRLDIIVEAFNSLGLPLIITGEGPKMKHLQSQAHSNIKFLGQVSDLERCNLMAKAKFVVVSALEDYGLVPIEANASGTPVIAYGAGGVLDTQISGLTGILFDQQNAQSLTNAIITAQDMDWNYAKIRDHAITNFAEAVFFDKVDQLIGEICSSKSTHPEIFKT, from the coding sequence ATGAAAATTGCTCTAGTTCACGATTATCTTACGCAACGGGGTGGCGCTGAAAGGGTATTTGAACAAATATGTAAGCATTTCCCAACTGCTGATATTTATACATCGATCTACGATCCTCAAACTACAGTTGATTTAGGTGATCGCCATGTCCACACCACATTTTTGCAAAATGTCCCTGGAACCCGTAAATACTTTCGCCTATTTGCCCCTTTTTACTATGCGGCCTTTAGATCTTTAAACCTTAAGGAATATGACTTAATTATCAGCAGCAGTTCTAGTTTTGCCAAGGGTGTTCAAAAAAGACCAGATGCAATCCATATTTGTTTCTGCCACAACATTACTCGATTCCTCTGGGATACAAATACTTATCTTCGTGAATATGGTGCATATAGCCTTCTGCAACCACTAATTGAGCTAGTTTTTAAAATTATGCGGCGACAGGATTTTGACTATGCTCAATCCCCTGATTATTACGTTGCTAATTCCACCACAGTTGCACAACGTATTCGCGATGTTTATAAAAAAGAAGCATTAGTCATTAATTATCCGATCGCTGATGGTCGCTTTACTTTCTCCGATCAAAAAGATGAATACTATCTTGTTTGCTCACGACATATCAGCTATAAGCGTCTTGATATTATTGTTGAAGCGTTTAACTCCTTAGGCTTGCCTCTAATCATTACAGGTGAAGGGCCAAAAATGAAGCATCTACAGTCTCAAGCCCATAGCAATATTAAGTTTTTAGGTCAAGTAAGTGATCTTGAACGCTGTAATTTGATGGCAAAGGCAAAGTTTGTAGTAGTGTCTGCTTTAGAAGATTATGGGCTAGTCCCAATTGAGGCAAATGCTAGTGGTACTCCTGTAATTGCCTATGGTGCTGGTGGAGTATTGGATACTCAAATTTCAGGACTTACGGGTATTTTGTTTGATCAGCAAAATGCCCAATCCTTGACTAACGCCATTATCACAGCCCAAGATATGGATTGGAACTATGCCAAAATTCGTGATCATGCGATCACAAATTTTGCCGAAGCTGTATTTTTTGATAAGGTTGATCAGCTAATAGGAGAAATTTGTAGTAGTAAAAGCACTCATCCAGAGATATTCAAAACTTAA
- a CDS encoding GumC family protein, with protein MNISTVQSNKPMISEQDPGYGKILAVLVRRRFWLLGGLGLGLAIAVLMNIIAKPKYTSSMRLLVESTYKSNSSASSFVDSNVQIDYATQLTLLQSSSMFQKAANLLATEYPDITVLDLQSLKIGMLGGKEAPTKIVEVQYTSKDPVRTRQVLRAFQKVYTDYNREQQEKRLQKGLAGIDEQVTKVRKSIADVTELIQEFRRKNNLFDASQRVAEITSALSGIEQQQRNTKLEYEQVTARLASLQQKLNLSSQDAVLITRLNQSQRYQALISELQATEVALNREKARFTNDNPVVEALQLRFNQQKVSLDEERKSILGDANLSKSSKWNGDQLSGIDINLASQIVEAQTQQTLLQARLTSLANQEQTLRTEINRLPKLLGEYESLKPKLQIQQDTLQTLLKNRQDLSLEIARGGFDWQVVEEPGLGFTDATEALRRNLLLGVVAGLFLGGIAAFVRDMQDDTMHTYDELEQQISSLFLLGMTPQYLQADESNTNFLPQFLKGQSVSPLTIEIVQWIPFRESLDLIYKNIQLNTYSQEVTVRSLVITSALPNEGKSTIALGLATSAARLHKRVLLIDADLRAPTLHKKLNLPNERGLSTLLASKGSIDSRDVIQSSNTTIDILTSGPIPSDSVTLLSSEWMQKLISSFEQEYDLVIIDSPPILGTVDTIQIASCSGGVVAVARIDRITRGEFSQAISILQKLNLIGVIANAVKELPHSYKSVAIDEEEEEEDRDSN; from the coding sequence ATGAATATATCCACTGTGCAATCAAATAAACCCATGATCTCTGAGCAAGATCCTGGCTATGGGAAGATCTTGGCAGTTTTAGTTCGCAGGCGTTTTTGGCTTTTAGGTGGGCTAGGACTAGGATTAGCGATCGCTGTATTAATGAATATTATTGCTAAGCCTAAGTACACTAGTTCAATGAGATTATTAGTTGAATCAACTTATAAATCTAATTCTTCTGCTTCATCATTTGTTGATTCTAATGTGCAAATTGATTATGCAACTCAGTTAACTCTGTTACAAAGCTCTTCGATGTTTCAAAAAGCCGCTAACTTACTGGCTACGGAATATCCTGACATCACGGTACTTGATCTGCAATCATTAAAAATTGGGATGCTAGGTGGTAAAGAAGCACCCACTAAAATTGTGGAAGTTCAATATACATCTAAAGATCCCGTAAGAACTCGCCAAGTTTTAAGAGCTTTTCAAAAAGTATACACAGACTATAACCGAGAACAACAGGAAAAACGCTTGCAAAAGGGCTTAGCTGGTATTGATGAGCAAGTTACTAAAGTTCGTAAAAGTATTGCTGATGTAACTGAACTAATTCAAGAGTTTCGTCGTAAAAATAATTTGTTTGATGCTAGTCAGAGGGTTGCAGAAATTACATCAGCTTTAAGCGGAATTGAGCAACAGCAGCGCAATACTAAACTTGAATATGAACAGGTAACTGCTAGGCTTGCATCTTTGCAACAAAAGCTAAATTTATCATCACAGGATGCTGTATTGATCACCCGATTAAACCAGTCACAACGTTATCAGGCTCTAATATCAGAACTGCAAGCTACAGAAGTTGCGCTTAATCGTGAGAAAGCAAGATTTACAAATGATAATCCTGTCGTTGAAGCCCTACAGCTAAGGTTTAATCAGCAAAAAGTAAGTCTTGATGAAGAAAGAAAAAGTATTTTAGGGGATGCTAACCTATCTAAATCATCTAAGTGGAATGGTGATCAATTAAGTGGGATTGATATCAATTTAGCATCGCAAATTGTTGAAGCACAAACTCAACAAACCCTTTTACAAGCTCGGTTGACTTCTCTAGCAAATCAGGAGCAAACTCTACGAACAGAAATTAATCGGTTGCCCAAATTGCTAGGTGAATATGAATCTTTAAAGCCAAAACTGCAAATTCAGCAGGATACTTTGCAAACATTACTGAAAAACCGCCAAGATCTAAGCTTGGAAATTGCTCGTGGTGGTTTTGATTGGCAAGTTGTTGAGGAACCGGGGCTTGGTTTTACAGATGCGACCGAAGCATTACGCAGAAACTTATTGCTAGGTGTTGTTGCTGGCTTATTTCTCGGTGGGATTGCCGCATTTGTTAGAGATATGCAGGATGATACAATGCACACCTATGATGAACTAGAGCAGCAAATATCTTCTCTATTTCTATTAGGAATGACTCCTCAGTATTTGCAAGCTGATGAATCAAATACTAATTTTCTGCCCCAGTTTCTCAAGGGACAATCGGTTTCACCACTGACAATTGAGATTGTGCAGTGGATTCCTTTCCGAGAGTCTCTCGATTTAATTTATAAAAATATTCAGCTAAATACTTATTCTCAAGAAGTAACTGTGCGATCGCTTGTGATTACCTCGGCATTGCCTAACGAAGGTAAGTCAACTATTGCTCTTGGACTGGCTACTAGTGCAGCCCGATTACATAAACGTGTGCTATTAATTGATGCAGACTTGAGAGCGCCAACTCTGCATAAAAAGCTCAACTTACCTAATGAAAGAGGTCTATCGACATTACTTGCAAGTAAAGGTAGTATTGACAGCCGAGATGTCATTCAATCATCGAATACTACTATTGATATACTTACGTCTGGTCCAATTCCTAGTGATTCGGTCACTTTGCTTAGTTCGGAATGGATGCAAAAATTAATTTCGAGCTTTGAGCAGGAATATGACCTTGTAATTATTGACTCACCTCCAATTTTGGGAACAGTGGATACAATTCAGATTGCGTCTTGTAGTGGCGGTGTAGTAGCAGTTGCGAGGATTGATCGCATTACTCGTGGTGAGTTTTCTCAAGCTATTTCTATTCTCCAGAAACTAAATCTCATTGGTGTGATTGCTAATGCTGTAAAGGAACTACCCCATAGTTACAAATCTGTGGCGATCGATGAGGAAGAAGAAGAAGAAGATCGTGATTCTAATTGA
- the hepC gene encoding heterocyst development glycosyltransferase HepC: MIGLVTNKLQVVQFTNGLKESMFLSNFKFQVEESKSFVNFIVNKNFKGLKFPITKANLLQENVRKHDVNTVYVRPEIGEARLKHLADLCQHSTKSVFLKLPHADELPQQNNAIAWNIKRAIDWLAALVILIILSPVMIVLAAIIAGTSSGSIFFHQWRVGEQGRLFRIIKFRTMITDADKLHHLVMTGQTGLHKCEDDPRITPVGRWMRKYSLDELPQLFNVLRGEMSLVGPRPWALYDALRISGNGKRRLKSLPGVTGAWQVSARSTMLDLDAVTECDLSYLRSWSLWSDLKILLMTVPKVLSGFGAF, encoded by the coding sequence ATGATAGGTCTTGTTACAAATAAGCTTCAGGTAGTTCAATTTACAAATGGTTTGAAAGAATCCATGTTTCTATCCAACTTTAAGTTTCAAGTTGAGGAATCAAAGTCTTTCGTAAACTTCATTGTTAATAAGAACTTCAAGGGTCTTAAGTTTCCAATTACCAAAGCTAACTTACTCCAAGAGAATGTTCGCAAGCATGATGTAAATACAGTCTATGTGAGACCTGAAATTGGCGAAGCAAGACTCAAACATTTAGCTGATCTATGTCAACACTCTACAAAGTCTGTATTTTTAAAATTACCCCATGCAGATGAATTGCCCCAACAAAATAATGCGATCGCATGGAATATTAAACGTGCGATCGATTGGCTTGCCGCTTTAGTAATTTTGATCATTCTTAGCCCAGTGATGATTGTGTTGGCAGCTATCATTGCAGGTACTTCAAGTGGTTCGATTTTCTTTCATCAATGGCGTGTAGGTGAGCAAGGTCGATTATTTCGGATCATTAAATTCCGCACGATGATCACAGATGCAGATAAACTTCATCATCTAGTCATGACTGGTCAGACTGGGCTCCATAAATGTGAAGATGATCCTCGGATTACGCCTGTAGGACGCTGGATGCGTAAGTACAGCCTTGATGAACTCCCTCAACTATTTAACGTTCTACGTGGTGAAATGAGTTTAGTTGGTCCACGTCCTTGGGCTTTATACGATGCTTTACGCATTAGTGGCAATGGTAAAAGAAGATTAAAATCCCTACCAGGTGTAACAGGTGCTTGGCAAGTTAGCGCTCGCTCTACAATGCTTGACCTCGATGCAGTTACTGAATGCGATCTTAGCTATCTTCGTAGTTGGAGTTTGTGGTCAGACTTAAAGATTTTGTTGATGACTGTACCTAAAGTACTATCTGGATTTGGTGCTTTTTAG
- a CDS encoding (2Fe-2S) ferredoxin domain-containing protein — MDSPSQRQVLVCQYRTCTKDGAGQVLAALQQQKIPNVTIISCGCLGLCGSGPIVMVLPDNVYYWHITPKKAQAIIATHLLGNTPIQSMLHPRLHPKQ, encoded by the coding sequence TTGGATAGTCCCTCACAACGTCAAGTACTTGTATGTCAATACCGCACCTGTACTAAAGACGGTGCAGGTCAAGTTTTAGCAGCATTGCAACAGCAGAAAATCCCTAATGTGACGATAATATCCTGTGGATGTTTGGGTTTATGTGGCTCTGGTCCCATAGTTATGGTGCTGCCAGACAATGTTTATTACTGGCACATTACCCCTAAAAAAGCTCAAGCAATTATTGCCACACATTTACTTGGCAATACACCTATACAGTCAATGCTGCATCCTCGACTGCACCCAAAACAGTAA
- a CDS encoding universal stress protein: protein MKFLVAIDGSQAGEHALDKALTLAAPLKAEIVLLTVVEPLSSYVPEVMLPTGDWVGWRGLPDVDLERKILSAGQALLQKAQDTCQSAQLESRTRLETGQPRDVICYVAKEESPDLLVLGSRGLGSIERLMLGSVSDYVVHHCGSPVLIVR, encoded by the coding sequence ATGAAATTCTTAGTCGCCATTGATGGCTCTCAAGCTGGCGAACATGCTCTTGACAAAGCCCTGACCCTCGCCGCACCTCTTAAAGCCGAAATTGTGTTGCTAACTGTCGTTGAGCCTCTCAGCAGCTATGTCCCTGAAGTGATGTTACCTACAGGCGATTGGGTTGGCTGGCGAGGACTACCTGATGTGGATCTTGAGCGCAAAATCTTGAGTGCAGGACAAGCCTTATTACAAAAGGCTCAGGATACCTGTCAGTCTGCACAACTAGAAAGTCGTACTAGACTAGAAACAGGTCAGCCCCGTGACGTAATCTGTTACGTGGCAAAAGAGGAAAGCCCAGATTTATTAGTACTTGGATCAAGGGGATTGGGTTCCATTGAACGTTTGATGCTGGGTAGTGTCAGTGATTATGTAGTGCATCACTGTGGTTCTCCTGTTTTGATTGTGCGCTAA
- a CDS encoding cysteine synthase A, whose protein sequence is MTRDIRIGFANSVGNTPLIEIESLSAATGCTILGKAEFLNPGGSVKDRAALFMVLEAEKAGLLKAGGTIVEGTAGNTGIGLSLVANARGYRSVIVMPSNQSQEKIDLLRTLGAEVELATPAPFSSPDNYYHVARRRAEEIENAFWANQFENLSNSDAHYYTTAPEIWRQTGGELDGIVMSSGTGGTIGGVTAYLKEQNSQISTYLIDPTGSGLYSYITTGEFKAEGNSITEGIGINRATANFNRARLDGAFQGTDQQVIEMSQYLLKHDGLFVGSSAALNVVGAVKLAHKLGKGHTIATILCDGGGRYQSRMYNPEWLAEKGLTPVAKGLEFIDD, encoded by the coding sequence ATGACAAGAGATATTCGGATTGGCTTTGCAAATTCTGTGGGTAATACTCCCCTGATTGAAATTGAGTCCCTATCGGCAGCAACGGGTTGCACGATTTTAGGTAAGGCTGAATTTCTCAACCCCGGTGGAAGCGTTAAGGATCGGGCGGCTCTGTTTATGGTGTTAGAAGCTGAGAAGGCAGGGCTTCTCAAGGCAGGTGGCACAATTGTTGAAGGGACAGCAGGTAATACTGGTATTGGATTATCCTTGGTTGCTAATGCCCGTGGATATCGTAGTGTGATTGTCATGCCTAGCAATCAATCACAGGAAAAAATTGATTTGCTGAGAACTCTGGGTGCGGAAGTGGAACTAGCTACACCTGCACCTTTTTCTAGCCCCGATAATTACTATCATGTGGCTCGCAGACGCGCCGAGGAAATTGAGAATGCTTTTTGGGCAAATCAGTTTGAGAATTTATCAAATTCAGACGCGCATTACTATACAACTGCTCCTGAAATCTGGAGGCAAACGGGTGGTGAACTGGATGGAATCGTGATGTCTTCTGGTACTGGTGGCACAATTGGTGGTGTTACGGCTTACCTCAAAGAACAAAATTCGCAAATCTCAACCTATCTAATCGATCCCACAGGTTCAGGTTTGTATAGCTATATCACTACAGGTGAATTTAAGGCTGAAGGTAATTCGATTACTGAAGGAATTGGGATTAATCGAGCAACGGCTAATTTTAATCGCGCTAGGTTAGATGGTGCGTTCCAAGGAACTGATCAGCAGGTAATCGAGATGTCGCAATATTTGCTCAAGCATGATGGTTTATTTGTTGGTAGCTCGGCAGCGCTTAATGTGGTTGGTGCGGTGAAACTTGCCCACAAACTAGGTAAAGGGCATACGATCGCCACCATTCTCTGCGATGGTGGTGGCAGATATCAAAGCCGAATGTATAACCCAGAATGGTTAGCAGAAAAAGGTTTAACCCCTGTGGCTAAGGGCTTGGAGTTTATTGATGACTAA
- the mutT gene encoding 8-oxo-dGTP diphosphatase MutT, translating to MTNVAIPPKKYRRIGVGVVWDRDRQKILIDRRLPEGELAGYWEFPGGKIEPDEDAAACIKRELQEELAIEVEVGDHLITVDHEYETLKVSLIVHHCTHISGEPKAIASSEIRWVTIDELDTYQLPAANYEIVQALKA from the coding sequence ATGACTAATGTTGCTATACCGCCGAAAAAGTATCGACGTATTGGCGTGGGTGTGGTCTGGGATCGCGATCGCCAAAAAATTCTGATTGATCGCCGTTTACCTGAAGGTGAGCTGGCGGGATATTGGGAATTTCCGGGCGGCAAAATTGAGCCAGATGAGGATGCCGCAGCCTGTATTAAGCGTGAGTTACAGGAAGAACTAGCGATCGAGGTAGAAGTTGGTGATCACTTAATTACGGTTGATCACGAATATGAAACTTTGAAGGTGAGTTTAATCGTGCATCACTGCACCCATATTTCAGGTGAACCAAAGGCGATCGCCAGTTCAGAAATTCGTTGGGTGACTATTGATGAGTTAGATACTTATCAATTACCTGCCGCAAATTATGAGATTGTCCAAGCTTTAAAAGCTTAA
- a CDS encoding tetratricopeptide repeat protein, with protein MEEISADKIASDLYQQGVLNFERGDYQKAITMLERARALAILETSLGGEILIWLANAYDANGRTEEAIALCRSLKNHPVGDVRKSAKYILGILTAPPLSKLEGVVSEVPILASPDTYQSKPIARSTGTTSQKPFREVSLEKPNTESKNNFLWFAIAVTLSVLALWAAKSG; from the coding sequence ATGGAAGAAATCAGTGCTGACAAAATAGCATCAGATCTATATCAACAGGGCGTTCTTAATTTTGAGAGAGGTGATTATCAAAAGGCAATCACAATGCTTGAACGCGCCCGTGCTTTAGCAATTTTAGAAACAAGCTTGGGTGGCGAAATTTTAATATGGCTAGCCAATGCCTATGATGCGAATGGTCGTACTGAAGAGGCGATCGCCCTATGTCGCAGTCTCAAAAATCATCCTGTCGGTGATGTGCGTAAGTCCGCAAAATATATTTTGGGAATTCTCACAGCACCGCCATTGAGCAAGCTAGAGGGTGTGGTCTCAGAAGTACCGATTTTGGCATCCCCTGATACCTATCAATCAAAGCCTATTGCTAGAAGCACAGGAACAACTAGCCAAAAGCCCTTTCGCGAAGTTTCCCTTGAAAAACCCAATACGGAAAGTAAAAATAACTTTCTTTGGTTTGCGATCGCTGTGACTCTATCGGTTTTAGCACTTTGGGCAGCCAAATCAGGCTAG